In Plasmodium malariae genome assembly, contig: PmUG01_00_2, whole genome shotgun sequence, the DNA window agaatatattaaaattattttttataaataaatattttaattgtataaaataataaaaaattttaatgtaatttttctcaaattttttgttatttaactTTATGACAAAGCCATATGACATCTTATTTTTGACAGGATAAAAATAacagtattattattaatgttttttaaaataatattgtacatataaaatacatatataagaggatttttttaaattttgtatcATCCGCATTAGcgatttattttaaaaaacgaaGTCTAAAAATTCCTTAATCTCAAATaaagttaaattttttgttttgcatTAAAGGATCTGACAGGAAAAAgctaataaatattatgtgcagtcataaatatacatgtattttatatatttaacaatttttcataaaaacgtcacattaaaatgttttttaaatactaaaaaattttattgtttttaaaaagaaaatttttttaataatacatagCACACTTATTTTCATAAAGAAATTTGCAgaaattcataatatttaaaataaatatataataagtgtatttattatagagttttacatataaaagttattttcattaaatttttatacattcatCATCAGATTTAATcatagaatattttatagaataaatatatgcctatatttttatgatatttattatatataattaatatatatatatatatataataaaaatgaaatgatgaaatattttatatattgagtgatatatatttaagcatccaaatataaaaacgttattattacaaagcatatatatatatgaaaaaagttattaaatattactatatttaatatattattaacttaataaatatataagtaaagaATTTACTTTCCAActatcaattttttatgtagaaaaattacataataaacAAGCAATATACTTATAAGTCTTCAagaaatataagtaaataatagcatatgaataaaaactgcaaaaaatataaaactgttttaaagctatatttaaaaataatgtatataattttagtattaatttctttattacatataatgggacatatatttattcattcttaTATTTCGTTTAATCGTTTAAACGTATCTATGTGAAGCCATTGTCTCaacttaatatatgtatgatttTATAAGGTAAAATGGCTAACAATTGCATCTTAAGTATTATTAAAGTGtcaattaattaattatttataaatattgattAAATTAGCTtgtaataattctttaatattcattgatttttttcttttattaattatattttattttttaatagaacGATTATTAGAAAAGAATATTTGTCCATTGAAGTATTctgttttaatattaatttataaactgttgtattattaaatattttcaattaatattaaaagccATGAACGAAGTCAGAGCGCAAGAAAATTatgtcatatatattattaaaaaattttaaatttaatttatcttatataacaataaaagtAACCTCGTTTAAATATCGTATAATTCATATCTATCCGACTTTTAAtcgttttttcttaaaatatataaaaagctGACATTGTTGATACTTCCGGTTAATTAAATTCCATTATATCATTGTTACGATATATCTATATGTTTGTTCTAATTGTTCTGCTTATagcaaattattttaaaaataatttttataagacATTAGTTTACttaaaaagattttttattattttaatcgtaacaaagaaatttaaaataatattttttaaaagttgaatttatgtattatatattatataattttattaaattttaccCAATTACCTAGCTGAATTAAGCAAagcatttaaataatatgcaaataaaatatatgtaaattttttcgAAGTAAATTATCTTTGCAACAAGTCTAATTGTAGTTTTTATGTACCATTCATTGTTCTTTTAGAAACTATTccatttatatcattttaatatatttacatagaaaatttactaattacatttaaatttttttttctctttatacatttaattatatgttattattatataatatatacaatttataaaatatatatatgacagaaacaataaaaaaaaattataatctaTCTTCTATTGAATATAAGcgatataattatataaataataattttattatcgAATAAGTTTTAGCGGCGTAAATAATTTTGACATGATGGTACAAGCTAAcaaattctttttcttcattaaatTCTGCgcattttctcttttaataCGGACATATCAGAATTCACATAAGGTAGGATAATTGctatatttaacaaattctatacatttttttgtaatcatacattttaattttaaaaattaatattttattcatgcaaaaatatttatatttttatttaatatcaaatatttgttcatatttgtagacaaatacatatggaatatcatatattaagaaaattgaCCTAAGTAATTCATTATATGTAAGAGTAGACAGattattaaatgaagaaagaGGTTTACATTCCCCCAATGGAAGCatacctttaaaaaaaatgtctcAAAAAAACTTTAAAGTGTCATCTGATACatcatataataatgataactATGAAGGACGGCatagaaaattaaaaggaaaatcgtcaaaaaaggaaaaaaacgTATCACCATCTATTATTAAATCTAAAAAAGGATTAGatgatacatataatattaaaatggtAAAAGCATTTGATAATGAAttcaaagaaataaataaacttaAGTGTGAATTTtcacaaaaatttttaaggCGTATTCTTGTTATTATTCCAGTTATATTGTTCAGTATTGCTGCATTGGTGTTAGTAATGCTAACAAATACTAAGGGCATTCAAGATAACCTTTATGCCACATTATCCTTTCCAATATTTGtttcaatatttattttaacagtATTAGTTACTTACTGtaaattattgaaaaatatgtacaagggtaataataagtaaaattacGTAAGAGCATTtctaaatacatataaagaataaaaaatagggTAATTcttggatatatatatattgaatgcttatatattagaatacagtaattttatctttttgataatatatatatataaaaactctTAATAGGTAATATGAGAATTCTagtttttttaactttaatctaaataaaatcttttaaaatttttaatatttttcttaatatggatagtttgttaatttttttagtgttcgtctttataatttattctgtTTAAGTGCTGTAAAAAtatctacatttttaatttatttatttttttatttgtatgtgtatataaattatcaatAAACTATGTTtaagtta includes these proteins:
- the PmUG01_00013100 gene encoding Plasmodium exported protein, unknown function, whose protein sequence is MMVQANKFFFFIKFCAFSLLIRTYQNSHKTNTYGISYIKKIDLSNSLYVRVDRLLNEERGLHSPNGSIPLKKMSQKNFKVSSDTSYNNDNYEGRHRKLKGKSSKKEKNVSPSIIKSKKGLDDTYNIKMVKAFDNEFKEINKLKCEFSQKFLRRILVIIPVILFSIAALVLVMLTNTKGIQDNLYATLSFPIFVSIFILTVLVTYCKLLKNMYKGNNK